GCCGCACGGAGAGCAACGCGGCGTTCTTCAAGTCCCTCAGCGAGCAGGGCGGGTAGATTCGGCCTATGATCTACGCCGCTTCACATTCCGAAACCTTCGAGCGGTCCTGACATGCCAAGCGTCAAAGTCGTGCTGATCAAAGACGTGCCGAGCCTGGGCCAGATTGGCGACGTAGCCTCGGTGGCGGCGGGCTACGCGCGCAACTACCTGTTGCCGCGCGGCCTGGCGGTCACCGCGACCGCCAAACGCCTGGCGGACACGCACTTTCACCAGGAATTGGCCGACCGGCGCGAGGCGGCCGCGCGGGCCGAGGCGGAAGGCATCGCCGGCGCGCTCCAGGGCCAGGCCATCACCATCGCGGTGGTCGTGGGCGACCAGGGACGCATGCACGGCCAGATCACCAACCAGGATGTCGCCACGGCAATTCTCGAGCAGCTTGGGGTGGAGATCGACCGCCACACGCTGCA
Above is a window of Chloroflexota bacterium DNA encoding:
- the rplI gene encoding 50S ribosomal protein L9 — protein: MPSVKVVLIKDVPSLGQIGDVASVAAGYARNYLLPRGLAVTATAKRLADTHFHQELADRREAAARAEAEGIAGALQGQAITIAVVVGDQGRMHGQITNQDVATAILEQLGVEIDRHTLQIDSPIRSLGRYLLPIRVAAGVEASITLEVIEYEEPEEEPEEPEEPEEAEPGAVEVGEFDFSR